Proteins from one Aythya fuligula isolate bAytFul2 chromosome 11, bAytFul2.pri, whole genome shotgun sequence genomic window:
- the MAN2C1 gene encoding alpha-mannosidase 2C1 has protein sequence MAAGAMLKHRRTALERVEKFVSAVYFTDCNLRGRLLGARCPPAALSCFQSPLRLPYSRAVGQRFQPAALGDSFGPPWETCWFKVELSIPPEWAGQEVHFVWESDGEGMVWRDGQPVQGLTKEGEKTSYILTSCLKESEPHSVTLYVELACNGLFGAGKGTMIAPPDPDRRFTVSKAELVVFNRDVYELLVDLEILLDMAKLLGEENQRSFQALYAANQMVNVCDVTDPATFPAARSLAAAVFSQKNGESQHTIHAMGHCHIDSAWLWPYEETIRKCARSWVTVIRLMESNPEFTFVCSQAQQFEWVRSWYPGLYAQIQDYVAKGRFIPVGGTWVEMDGNLPSGEAMVRQFLQGQRFFQEQFGRICSEFWLPDTFGYSAQLPQLMRGCGIGRFLTQKLSWNLVNAFPHHTFFWEGIDGSRVLTHFPPGDSYGMLGRVEEMLKTVKNNKDKGRVNHSAVLFGFGDGGGGPTQKMLDRMKRMRDTDGLPRVQMSTPDRLFSVLEKESSQLCTWVGELFLELHNGTYTTQAQIKKGNRECEQILHDVEVLSALALAQDSSFQYPGSQLQRLWRLLLLNQFHDVLPGSCIQLVVEDALQYYAEIRRAGAQLQEEAVQSLCRDLLQPESGHAEGTLVLNTLPWERTEVISRTEPTGAEVLALVTAPSMGYTIVREPLPPLQPVTVTEWEDGSVTMENGVIAVRLDAMGRLISLRLADSEREAVADGCCANQFALFDDVPLYWDAWDVMDYHLETRKPVTTMLKPLKIILAGDLRASARFSLQVGKSSTLTQEIILDAACPYVRFVTEVDWKESHKFLKVEFPVQVRSTNATYEIQFGHMQRPTHWNTSWDWARFEVWAHKWMDLSEHGFGVAVLNDSKYGASARGNVLSLSLLRAPKSPDATADITQHRFTYAVLPHQGSFQDAGVIQCAYNLNFPLHAVPAGHAQCPAWSAFSVSSPAVVLETVKQAEDRPDALVLRLYEAHGSTAVTWLRSSLPVQEAVLCDLLERPLAKKHLVLEQQGMRLSFTPFQVLSVLLVLRQ, from the exons ATGGCGGCGGGCGCCATGTTGAAGCACCGGCGGACGGCGCTGGAGCGTGTGGAGAAATTCGTGTCCGCCGTGTACTTCACCGACTGCAACCTGCGGGGCAG GCTGCTCGGcgcccgctgcccgcccgcgGCGCTCTCCTGCTTCCAGAGCCCGCTGCGCCTCCCCTACAGCCGGGCCGTGGGGCAGCGCTTCCAGCCCGCCGCCCTCGGGGACTCCTTCGGGCCTCC GTGGGAGACCTGCTGGTTCAAGGTGGAGCTGAGCATCCCCCCGGAGTGGGCAGGACAGGAGGTGCACTTCGTCTGGGAGAGCGATGGGGAAGGCATGGTGTGGCGAGATGGCCAGCCCGTGCAG GGGCTGACGAAGGAAGGTGAGAAGACCAGCTACATCCTGACGAGCTGCCTGAAGGAGTCGGAGCCCCACAG TGTGACGCTCTACGTGGAGCTGGCCTGCAATGGGCTCTTTGGGGCTGGCAAGGGCACCATGATCGCGCCTCCGGACCCTGACAGGAGGTTCACCGTGAGCAAGGCTGAGCTCGTCGTCTTCAACAGGGATGTCTACGAACTGCTGGTGGATCTGGAGATACTGCTGGACATGGCCAAG CTCCTCGGGGAGGAAAACCAGCGGAGCTTCCAGGCGCTGTACGCCGCCAACCAGATGGTGAACGTGTGCGACGTTACCGACCCGGCCACCTTCCCTGCTGCCCGCAGCCTGGCGGCGGCCGTCTTCAGCCAGAAGAACGGCGAGAGCCAGCACACCATCCATGCCATGGGGCACTGCCACATCGACTCCG cctggctgtggcCATACGAGGAGACCATCCGCAAATGTGCTCGGAGCTGGGTCACGGTTATCCGCCTGATGGAGAGCAACCCCGAGTTCACCTTCGTCTGCTCCCAG GCGCAGCAGTTCGAGTGGGTGCGGAGCTGGTACCCGGGGCTCTACGCCCAGATTCAGGACTACGTGGCAAAGGGACGGTTCATTCCTGTCGGCGGCACCTGGGTGGAAATG GACGGGAACCTGCCCAGCGGGGAGGCCATGGTGCGGCAGTTCCTCCAGGGCCAGCGGTTCTTCCAGGAGCAGTTTGGCCGGATCTGCTCGGAG tTCTGGCTCCCGGACACGTTTGGGTACTCGgcccagctgccccagctgATGCGTGGCTGTGGGATCGGGCGGTTCCTCACGCAGAAGCTCAGCTGGAACCTGGTGAACGCCTTCCCG CATCACACCTTTTTCTGGGAAGGCATCGATGGTTCCCGAGTGCTGACCCATTTCCCCCCTGGTGACTCCTATGGGATGCTTGGGCGAGTGGAGGAG ATGCTGAAAACAGTGAAGAACAACAAGGATAAAGGACGTGTGAACCACAGCGCTGTGCTCTTCGGCTTTGGAGACGGAGGAGGGGGCCCCACGCAGAAGATGCTGGACAGGATGAAGAGGATGCGTGACACAGACGGGCTGCCGAG GGTCCAGATGTCCACTCCCGACCGGCTTTTCTCTGTCCTGGAGAAGGAGTCGTCGCAGCTGTGCACGTGGGTGGGGGAGCTCTTCCTCGAGCTGCACAACGGCACGTACACCACCCAGGCCCAG ATAAAGAAGGGGAATCGGGAGTGCGAGCAAATCCTCCACGACGTGGAAGTTCTCAGCGCCTTGGCTCTGGCACAGGACAGCTCCTTCCAGTACCctggcagccagctgcagcGGCTCTGGAG GTTGCTGCTGCTCAACCAGTTCCATGACgtgctgccaggcagctgtATCCAGCTTGTGGTTGAGGATGCCCTGCAATACTATGCAG AGATCCgcagggctggtgctcagctgcaggaggaagctgtGCAGTCCTTATGCAGggacctgctgcagccagagTCTGGGCATGCCGAGGGTACCCTTGTGCTGAACACTTTGCCCTGGGAACGGACCGAGGTGATCTCCAGGACTGAGCCAACCGGAGCAGAGGTTTTAG ctCTGGTGACAGCCCCCAGCATGGGCTACACGATAGTGAGGGAGCCGttgccacccctgcagcccgtgACAGTGACGGAGTGG GAGGATGGCTCTGTCACCATGGAGAATGGGGTGATTGCGGTCCGCCTGGATGCAATGGGCCGCCTGATTTCTCTTCGTCTGGCAGACTCTGAGAG GGAGGCAGTTGCAGATGGCTGCTGTGCCAACCAGTTTGCTCTCTTTGATGACGTTCCCCTGTACTGGGATGCCTGGGACGTGATGGATTACCACCTGGAAACCAG GAAGCCAGTGACAACGATGCTGAAGCCTCTGAAAATCATCCTGGCAGGGGACCTGCGGGCAAGTGCAAGGTTCTCTCTGCAGGTCGGGAAAAGCAGCACCTTAACCCAGGAGATCATCCTGGATGCCGCGTGCCCGTATGTCCGCTTCGTGACCGAG GTCGACTGGAAGGAATCCCACAAGTTCCTGAAGGTGGAGTTCCCCGTGCAGGTCCGGAGCACGAACGCCACCTACGAGATCCAGTTTGGGCACATGCAGCGGCCAACGCACTGGAACACATCGTGGGACTGGGCCCGATTCGAG GTGTGGGCTCACAAGTGGATGGACCTCTCCGAGCACGGCTTTGGGGTGGCGGTGCTGAATGACAGCAAGTACGGGGCGTCAGCACGCGGGAACGTCCTCAGCCTCTCGCT GCTGAGAGCACCCAAGTCCCCTGACGCCACGGCCGATATCACGCAGCACCGGTTCACGTACGCCGTGCTGCCTCACCAGG GTTCCTTCCAGGATGCGGGTGTGATCCAGTGCGCTTACAACCTGAATTTTCCCCTCCACGCGGTCCCAGCCGGCCATGCCCAGTGCCCAGCCTGGAGTGCCTTTTCCGTGAGCTCACCTGCCGTCGTTCTGGAGACTGTCAAGCAG GCTGAGGACAGGCCCGACGCACTGGTGCTGCGGCTGTACGAGGCGCACGGCAGCACGGCTGTCACCTGGCTGCGGAGCTCCCTCCCCGTTCAGGAGGCAGTGCT ctgtgACCTCCTGGAGCGGCCGCTTGCCAAGAAGCAcctggtgctggagcagcagggcatGAGGCTTTCCTTCACCCCCTTCCAGGTGCTCTCCGTCCTCCTGGTTCTGAGGCAGTGA